The sequence AAACAATGGCAAACCGTGGCGCTGAAGCAGCGTGGTGAACACCCCAGATATCCCTGACCAGCCTAGAAGTGACTACCGAAGTCGCCCCAACAACCtccctcgcaagcagcagcgcCCGGTCTACCACCAACCTCGGAGGCGCCCTCCTCCCCTCAAATATACCAGTattcctgtccaaccatatATGGTAGGACAGGTATGCTACACAGATCCCTGCCTCAACAGATCTGGGATGCCGCATGGAAACTCTCAGCAGATGGATCAGATCCTGCACCAGCATCACCGAGGCTGGTAACTGTATCGGTGACCTCCTCCATATGTCTCGGGCCCTAGGGCACTGCAGCAAAACATGCTCCATAGTCTCCTCAATATCTGCACAATCCTCACAAAACTGAGGGATCCTCATGCCACGCCGCGCTAGCACACTCCTAGTCGGAAGGCAGCCCCacgccaccttccagatgaagagtGCCACGCGCGGGTGCACCCGCATCCTCCATATCCACCGCCCCTCAAACTGTCGGACTGGCTCCCTCCTGAACACTGCATGAAGATCCCTAGCTCGCACCCGTGATCGCCCCGTCGGTATCCATACCAGCCTATCCGCCTCCCCCCTAGGGGTCGCTCGGGCTAGAACCAATTCTGCCAACTGCTCTCCAAAAACCTCCCGAACCAACCCCTCTCTCCATCGCCCTCCCTCGGCATCCAGTAAGTCACTGACCCTCCACCCTGCTAATCTCGCCGagtccaccatggtcggcatACTGCATAGCGGTACCTCAGTCACCCATCTGTCCTCCATCACATCGATAGACAGACCGTCGCCAATAGCCCATCCGATCTCCGGAAGCACCACCGTAGCTCtggcacacatctccctccacaCCGGGGAATGACGACGACCCCCACGCACGCCCGGTACCAAGGCGCCATACTTAGCCCTCATCAGCGAGGACCATAGACTCTCGGGCTCAAGCACAAATCTAGCCACATGTCTGGCTAGCAGGATCTCACGCCTCGCTGCCAATGCCTGAACCCCCAAACCACCACAGCTAGTAGGCTGGCACACCACCTCCCATGCCATCAAGTGAACACCACCTCGACCACTGCTCCTCCCCCATATGAAGTCCCTGAACAACCGCTCCAGGGATCGCAGGAATCTCACCGGAACAATGGCATTAGTAAGCAAATAGATAGGGACTGACAACAGAACCGAACGCACCAAGGTGATCCTCCCTACCATAGACAGAGCATGCATCCGCCACCCCGCTAATCTGCGTCTGATACCAAGCTCACACGGCAGACAATCCCCACTCCGCAGCAGCCGGTCGGACAATGGGATACCCAAATATGTCATCGTGCCCACCTGCTCACCGACCCCCAGAATCTCCACTATCGAATGCTTCATAGCCAGTCTGGTCTTTGGGCTGAAGATGATGGCTGACTTGGTCAAATTGACCCTCTGACCTGACGCTGCACAGTAGACCTGGAGAATCTGACCTATAACCCGGGCTGACTGACGCGTCGACCTGGCAAGAAGCAAACAATCATCGGCGAAGAGTAAATGAGATATCGCAGGGGCCCCAATCGCCGGTCTATAAGCCTCCAGCTCCTGAGTGTCCACAGCCTGGCGCAGGGATCTAGACAGGGCATCTGCACAAATGATAAACAGTAGCGGGGATAGGGGACACCCCTGGCGCAACCCTCCAGATGACACAAAGAACCGGGACGGCGTGCCATTCACCAGAATGGCAAAGGAAGGGATCCGAATGCAGCCCATAACCCAACTAATCCACCTCTCATGAAAACCAAACCCCTGCAAAGTCTGCTGCAAgaaatcccatctcatcctgTCATATGCCCGCTCCATATCAAGCTTAATCCCCATCAAGCTTCCCCTCACCGGGGCCCTACCGagatcaaacataaactcctgGGCAATAAGCACATTATCAGATATGCACCGCCCCTCCAGGAAAGCCCCCTGCTCTGAACCAATGAGTCTCGGGAGGACAACTCTCAGCCTAGCAGCAATAATCTTGGCCGTGGCTTTGTACAAGGTCGTACAAAGGCTAATCGGCCGGTAATGACTCGGTTCCGTAGCGTCCTGCCGCTTCGGAATCAAGGTAATAAAGGTCCGCTGCCAATCTGCCGCCATCACTGCCGTGTCGAAGAACTGCTGTATGGCCGCCGTCACATCTCGTCCTACAATCATCCAGTATCTCTGGAAGAACATCGGAGGGAAGCCATCCGGCCCCGGAGCCTTGTCTCCCTCAAGGGACCATATCGCCTCTCTGATCTCCCTCTCCGACACCGGACTGATCAACGCATCAGACTCATCCTCAGATACCCCTGTCGACGGCGGTGGAATACCCACCGTACTCCCTCCTGTAGTCTGCTCGGTCCACCTGGCCCTGAAGAAACTAACCATAATCCTCTGAATCATATCCGGATCCTCTGTCAACTGCCCATCCTCACCCCTGATAACTCTGATCCTGTTCTGATGCCTTCTAATAACTGTCGCCTGGTGGAAGAACCTAGTATTTCTATCCCCTCCAAAATCCACTGGAGGCAACGACACCATCATATAGGCAACGACACCATCAGCCAGCGTTAGCCGGACGCAacgaaaaaaattaaataaataaaataatagagaTAGTTGTACCAAAAAATATAATAGTATAATTGACAACTGGTGTGACGTTATAAAGGCCGTTGCAATGGATTCGATGTTTTCACTGGATTTAAATTTTGAGATTCATTAAGACTGCAACTACAAGTATAATTTTGTATAAGATCGCCTGTAACTAAATATACACTGCAACAGTAATTTTGTATAAGACTAAGCCTGTAACTAAATATACACTGCAACAGTAATTTTGTATAAGCCTAAGCCTTTTAACTAAATGTACATTGCAACTGTAATCTCGTATAAGACAGTATCAATCATCACCACTACCAACCTCGACGAAATTGATTTATTTGAGGTTGATGACGGCTTAGAGCGGTGGAAAAGTTGATGGGCCAGCACGCTTGCCAGACACCCATTGGACTATAAATGCGACGCCTCTGAGCCAACCAATGAAAATAATTCGAGATAACTCCCCTAGCGTAACCGTTCCAACCATTTATGAAAAATCCGAAAAAAATCTCTCCCGTGTGTTTTTTGCATGCTAATTAGCATGCTCTAACCTCAAAAAGCCACTTATTACCACGCAAAAATAACTTGAGATAACTCTTGAGATAGCTCTTGCAATAGCTTTTACTACCTTGCCAATTGAGAAAGAATTTTTCTATGCCTAAGTCAAAATCTAGAAATACAATTGGACTCTCCCATGCCATATTAGACTAAATGGATCGATATTTCTATATGGAACTATATTTGCCTGCAATTCAGATGTTCCACAATACATACCAGGTTCACATAGAACAAccaaatattttatttcttcttttaggatttatGCTATATTATGTTTGATGCAGTTTTTTCTAAAGACTACTTGGCAATTTTTTCCTTCTATAGTTATTTTGATTTgtattattcattaaatatcTTTTCTCTAGGGTTGCAGATATACGAGGAGCAAGGGGAAAAGCTTCTACAACAGCCTCCCCCAGCTCTCCTCCTTTATCACTTCTAGCTaaatatcttcttcttcttcttcttctttttttttttttttttgctttaacaaaagaagaagggggggaggaagggggagCCCACCCCCGTGTAGCAGCCCCCATCCCGCCAGGAGAATATTCGATACGGGCAGAAATGACCGTATGTTGGACatcccgaccggttttactcataccttccccacccgtgggcccggctcagTAAACCCTCTGGGCTCCGGCACGAATACCACATATAAGTACGTCACATCTAGCACCACTGAGGCTACCAGTAGAGCGATACGCCcttccagaccccgtgtccGAGCAGGAAGCATCCGGTCTTCACAATTTAATCaacgcccgtgcgtttcgaactcgaaaccactaggctaccacctcaaTGATAGCTAAATATCTTtcggtggaggaaaaggaagCGACTAGGCGCATCTGACGATGCAACGAGTTCATGAACAAGTAAATGAAGGAGCCAGCGAGTAGTGAGTGAAGTACAACAATCATTTGTTAATTCTACTATATTGTAAAGAGGCTTGATTATCATAAATTGCTATTTTAATAATAACTTCTTTTTCCCGGTAGCTTAGAAGCTTTCTTAAATGAGAAAACTATTTTttcttaataaatatatttgcaTTACATGATTCTTAAAATTGACATGATGATATCCTCTAACGATTATGTATCTGTCAATTATTCACGTAACGTGGGACAATTATTTTCTTATTGCATGGCCCTTGCATGCCATGGAATCTAATTGTTTAGAGCTGAAATTCAAGAGATTGGTAAGCTTGTTTTGGAATCATATTGGAAGGGACTAACTAAATTTATTTTGGGTGGCCGGCACCTTGGTGTATGAATAGTATGCTAAATAGTATACCAGATATTCCAATTCAATCCAGGAAGAGCCTTTATTTCCACGAAAAGAAGGAAATGTCGGAAGGCTCagtggagacaatggtaaatgCCTATTTCAAGACAAGTTTGGATAGGCTAAGTGGCTAACCAAATAGCAGcttagcttcttttttttttggcagaaaAAACAGCAGATTAGTTGGTCTGCATACTTGGAGAGAAACTGACAGAGCTGTATTTGGTGCTCGTCTTACTTCCCCTGGCCAACTGTGTGAGAGTGACTTTTGCTGAGAGGCCATTCATGATCAACTTCAGTTCTCCAAAATCTAAATTCCAAGGAAACAGTTCCACTTAATAATTAATGCTCCAATCATGTACTTATCCctgcattttttttatcatgcacttcattaaattatatatatttctaCAGGAAGGACACGATATATTCTTTAAAGAGCATGCTGATATCCACATTTGAAAGCATCCAAGGAATTTCCTTTTCCTCCAGTCTATCACGAAATACCGTTCACCTCATGCTTTACTAAATTTTATACGTGCAGACAGAGAAATACATTTATCTATGCATGTATACATATGTACTTGCATGGATGTACATATACATTCAAAAATAATCTTATaagaaaatcatctactatcaaGTAACATTATCTAGATGCTTGAGCTGTCTAACCATGTAAGTTGAATAAAGCATAGGTCTAAAAAGATTTTCCATGCACAAATATTTTAGCATCGTCTATGTGATTATTCATGTAAGTTGAACTGAAGCAGTTGGATGATGCCCTGCTAAAAGATTGCTCCAACAGATCAGTCATTGCAGAagacaatcaaaaattagtaagatatCATTCATAAGAATCAGGTGATTCATACAAGATTAATAACTTGAGCCACCTCTGTTCGTCCTGTAGCATGATGTTTATTGCTTGGAACCTATTAGAATTTATGTGAATCACAGTTATAATAAAATAACCAAGTTGAAGGCAAATAGACTCctgaaacaacaaaaaaatatcaCGAAAGCGAAGGAAAATAGACTCCTAAATTacacaaaaaaaatcatggtaAAATTTCAATCACCAACTAACATTCTAATGAAAGCACACTCCTCAAAAGCTGATTTTTGCTGTGCCCTgtgaaaaaaaatcatctctATCAAGAAGAGTGaaaaaaacaaagcaaaaaaGGCAACAGGCAACCAAAAGTGCAAAACTGATACATAAATTAGGAAGAAATTTGATTAGTATCACAAGAGTAGACCATAAAAGCCAGACCTTATACAAACTTACAGACTCATTTACCAAAAAGAGACGTCTTCAGCAACCAAAAAGTTCCAAGAACCACAAACTTCAAACATGGAGCCATTAAGAATTATTAACAAATTAGAAAGAATATCTAATGCTTAAAGCTATCCACAGATATATCAAAAGCCAAACCATAAATTATTGTTGTTTACTGTAGATCAAAGTAGCAAAGATTCGTGTATTAtatcttaaaaatatataatggaATTCAAAACTTGCAATACCACTATACTATATAAATAATGGTAAGAAAAACATTAAGTTACATAAAAAATTTTGATGATACCTACCTATTGTAACATATACACTAAGAGCTATTGTAGTAAAATAACCCTAGTAAATGGTTAGGACTTAGGAGGATAAAAAAAGATTAGCCCATTAGGAGACACCCACAAAAGCACAAATCTAATAAATCCACGATGGTGGCTAGATCGGTGTTCTGCATGTATATGTACATTGACAAAAGTTCTCCACAAGGATTTATGGATGACAAGACTACATTTTCCAACAGCACAGCAACCCAATCGAGTTCAAAGAAATTCAGCAACCAAAAAAATACGAAAGGACTTAAACTTTTTcaatcattcaaaaaaaaaaactcaacaaCTTTCAGCTGCATCTCATGTCACAGGCAAACTGAAGATGGGGAACCTATATAGAAAAGTTGAACTAAGAACAAACTGACCATTTATAAGacttgaaaaaaattataacataTCACAAACTAAACAAACCACAAAATTACAAATTGCAAAGGAAGTGAAAGAGGTATCATCATACTCTATAATCACTTCTTGGAGATAAAGTAAATTATTAGACCTTCAAAATTACCACTGACCATGCTTCTGGAAAGAGAATAATATTTCACGAACCAATTATACTGTGAGATCTAAACTGCCAGCAGAACAAAAGATAGACCATCCTCCATAATCTTTAGAGACCACAAAAAAACATACATGTAGAAATCCCAAATCCTTCTTGACTAAGGAAAAGCAGCTCTTCTGGAAAAAAACTACTCCAATAGCTCAGTCTCCagaaaaaaaagacaatgaaaatTCAAGATATGTGAAAACATTCAATTGTAAACCTTTTATCAAGAACATCAGCTGTAActcttcaaagaaaaagaaaaaaaatactgaaCAACAGAAAATTCATACCAAGATGGTAGCAAAAAACATGTCTTTGATCCTCAAAAGAATATATAAAACAATTCTAAATATTGGAAAGCCCTTctaatacaaaatataaaacctCACAATTTGGTTCTAATGACACATGGCAAAATAGAACTGCATAGGTCAACTAAAGTATACGTTTTTTTAACTGCCACCTGTCAGGTTTTGGAAGTATATGGCATATCAAAGACTTCATATTCTGTGACAGTAGAGGCTGCTACAACTACCAAAAACAATTGGGCCAGCTAAAAAAGCTAACGATAATATCAATCTTCCATAATATCTATAAATTCTGCATCAACTTGAaccaaaataatcaaaaaaagCACTACAAAACAATCTCCAATATACCAACCATTACATGGTTAAAAAGACTTGAAATTTAATGTAAGCATATCAATAAGGAAGCATCCTCACATCAATTGCAAGCACAAAGGGGAAATTAGGATTTCCACATTGCTGaataacattaaaaaaaattaagctaaCAGTAAAAGAAAAAACCATAATAGACAACTAAAATCAAGATATTTGACTgatcgcaaaaaaaaaaaaaaaaactttaacatCATCTATAGGAATCAATCGTCAAGGGAACCGtgccaaaaaattaaaaaacaaaaagacaCCGCACCAATAAAGCAAAGGGAACCGTGCCATCATACTCTATAATATCTGTAAACCATCAACGCATCTACATAAACTCCATCCATTataattgaagaaaaaaaaacttataaaaAGATTAATCTAAAAGATCACTCATTGCAACAGATAAGACGATTAAAATCCaatatgtgcaaaaaaaaaaatcagaggaAACACCCTATCAAGAACATCAGTAACAACTCCACATCAGAGGCAACAAGAAATTTTTTCAATCAtttaacattacaaaatataggtGAAGACAATAGTAGTATTACAATATGGTAGAGAATTTGACTTTGCTTATCACTGACAACTGAATAAATAAATTCTGGACAGTCAATAACAATAGCATGCAGTGACTGGAACATATTTCAATTATCAAACGTCCCGCAGGAGAATCTAACACGATGCAACGTAATGATAAAATCATAATATCATAGAGAAAATGACTTTGATCATTGAGAGTAACTGTAACAGACTGGATCAGTTAATTATGGTAAGTCCAGTAAACAGACATCTAATGATATACAAGCACAGGATGACATTTAACCCActtaacacacacacacacacatatatatatatacacacacacatatatatatacatacatatacataaatacacacacacatacacacacacatatatatatatacatacatatacatacatatgtgtgtgtgtgtgtgtgtgtataacaGGGCATTTCTTGCAATATCCATTTATAGGTTTCGGTCCCTCTAGCCACCATCTTAATATGTTGCCACAAAAATCACGGATAATGTGACAAACACAAAATAAAAGAGCAGAATGATTGTCACAAGGTCATTGCTTCAGTTCTCCATATCCTTCTACAAAGTcccttcaaaataaaaaaataaaattattaggCAATTCTTACAGGCATATAGCTTCAATTGCCTCTTTTCCATCTCAGAAGCCACACTACAATATCACAGGTCACTATTCCTCTCACAAATCCCTCAGAGGGATAATCTAGCATCATGTATTTGCAAGCTAAATAATTAACCTAAACAAATGAGAAAATCCAGGTGATGCTTACAAAGTTGTAGCTCCCAGCCTCCTCATAGGTCTATATAAGAAGAGACCAAACAGGCAAACACCACATGATGTACAGATTGATATAAAAGGACAGAACCAGGAAATTTTTGATCATGGACTTATCTCTATCATCTCAAAAATCCATAGAAGATAAAGATCCAGCATCACATAACAAGTAACAagttaaatataatataaaattaagaGCTTGGTATGAAATAGATAGTACAACATTGCAAGTATAGTATCATGCTCTACCATATAATGATTGCCTTTTCTTTTAACTAGTAAATTTGCACATGGAAGccacactacaagaaaaagacTACTTATTTTATAACATatcatttattttcttatattaacTATTAATAAATTAGATCAAATTATCGAAGCAGAATTTGTTTACAAAGAAACACATGTACAAAACccccttaagtaaaataggatatGACTGTAATGTTTCATTGTCCGAGTTAAAACATATGTTAACTATTATTAAATTGGATATCAAAATATTGAAGCTAAATTCTCTAATAAAGAAACATATATATAAACCCCCTAAAGTAGAACAGGATATGACTTTTATGTTTGACTATGCAAGTTACAACATATGCACCCCTGGGAAACTTTGCTATCAAAGAAAGATATATGTTGAAAacacagaaaaaaaagaagtccAAGAATACTAAAAATTGAAATAAGACCGAATAAGGTATATAAATGAAGGACAAAGAGCAGATAAGATATATAAAATTCGAAAAAGAAACTATAAAATAAAAGGTAAAATGAAACCCAAAACAAATATAGACAACTGAATATGTAAAGACAGCAACAGAAAGCAGAATATAAATCAACATTTAGTTGacagaaaaggaaaataaagaacagaatttgcaacaaaaaaaacaactcaattatagaagaacaaaggCAAAGATTACCAAACAgaagaatttttcaaaaatgaTGTATGCAACTGATTTTGTAAACTGAATATGAAAATGAGTCAATAGTAAGCAACATatataaattagaaaaaatGGAACATAAAATACAAAACAGGACATACAaggaaagaacaaaaaaatattagttaaaaaagaaaatacacaggagaaaaataaaaaaattggaaaaCTGAATATacgaatatttaaaaataataataataaaaagtgtaaaagaaaatatataactgAATTTTCAAACAGATACAGGAACCCgacataaataaaaacagagAAGCTAACAAACAGAAACTTACAAAGTGAActgaaaaaacaaaaactatGAAGTTTGATTTGTAAAATGAACACttacatgatatatatataaaaaaaataaaaatccagTCACCATCCGACATGTAAAATTgaaataaatcaaataaatgatATAAAATCATATGAATGGTTATCCCGGTTAAATTTAGGTATTACTGCCCTCCTATTTGGGCTCCCCCCGCAGGCAACTGAAGTCAACATACCCGAAACCCAACTAGAAATCAAGAATCATCTCTAGAACCTAAAGGACACCGAAACCAATCTAGAATTCAAGAATCATCTCTAGAATCCAAAGAACACTGAAACCAAATTATAAATCAAGAACCTCCAGTAGAATCCAAAGAAAACGCAGGACACTAAGAACCGAATAATCAAGTAACCATATCAAGAATCCAAACAAACATCAAAACCAATTAGAAATCAAGAACCGTCTCTAGAATCCAAAGAACAACGAAGCAAAACTAGAAATCAAGAACTGTCActaaaattcaaaggaaaagcaagaaaacaagaaagaaagaaagaaagaaagaaccaTAGCAAGCATCCAGAGAGAATGCCAGGAAAGGGGGAAAGGATTGCATGCTTCTTGCCGTCGTTCTCGTCTGTTGGCGGTGGCTAAGGTCGATAGCAGATCGGTCGCCTTTTGCCGTCGTTCTTGTCTTCTGACGGTGGCGGAGGTCGATAGCAGATGGCTTGCCCCTTTCCGTCGCTCTCGTCTTCCATACTCTTCTCAACATTGCTTCTTGCAATGGCTACGGTTGAacgaataattattttttaagtaaTGGTTTTTCTAGATCTAATTTATAATAGCTTTAGGCGAGGGCTGCATATAAGATGTAAATAATTGCATAGGCCGTTATATCAATAGTTTAGTAATTTTACTAGCTTAAGTCACatgttcttcctttcttttttcg is a genomic window of Phoenix dactylifera cultivar Barhee BC4 chromosome 4, palm_55x_up_171113_PBpolish2nd_filt_p, whole genome shotgun sequence containing:
- the LOC120110636 gene encoding uncharacterized protein LOC120110636; translated protein: MVSLPPVDFGGDRNTRFFHQATVIRRHQNRIRVIRGEDGQLTEDPDMIQRIMVSFFRARWTEQTTGGSTVGIPPPSTGVSEDESDALISPVSEREIREAIWSLEGDKAPGPDGFPPMFFQRYWMIVGRDVTAAIQQFFDTAVMAADWQRTFITLIPKRQDATEPSHYRPISLCTTLYKATAKIIAARLRVVLPRLIGSEQGAFLEGRCISDNVLIAQEFMFDLGRAPVRGSLMGIKLDMERAYDRMRWDFLQQTLQGFGFHERWISWVMGCIRIPSFAILVNGTPSRFFVSSGGLRQGCPLSPLLFIICADALSRSLRQAVDTQELEAYRPAIGAPAISHLLFADDCLLLARSTRQSARVIGQILQVYCAASGQRVNLTKSAIIFSPKTRLAMKHSIVEILGVGEQVGTMTYLGIPLSDRLLRSGDCLPCELGIRRRLAGWRMHALSMVGRITLVRSVLLSVPIYLLTNAIVPVRFLRSLERLFRDFIWGRSSGRGGVHLMAWEVVCQPTSCGGLGVQALAARREILLARHVARFVLEPESLWSSLMRAKYGALVPGVRGGRRHSPVWREMCARATVVLPEIGWAIGDGLSIDVMEDRWVTEVPLCSMPTMVDSARLAGWRVSDLLDAEGGRWREGLVREVFGEQLAELVLARATPRGEADRLVWIPTGRSRVRARDLHAVFRREPVRQFEGRWIWRMRVHPRVALFIWKVAWGCLPTRSVLARRGMRIPQFCEDCADIEETMEHVLLQCPRARDIWRRSPIQLPASVMLVQDLIHLLRVSMRHPRSVEAGICVAYLSYHIWLDRNTGIFEGRRAPPRLVVDRALLLAREVVGATSVVTSRLVRDIWGVHHAASAPRFAIVSWAPPPSGYLKVNFDGSRSVDGLCGGVGFVVRDHCGRMVAAGGRRTPGFTVVGAELQAAWEGLSFARQLAGAERVYLEGDSSVVIDLIRGVDRFGDGHPLIRETRRMAQMMADFQAAHVFREANRAADWVASFVARHSGAFLWTSDVDVPSQLYLLLSRDLEGCTHHLHDIDMFVSAVADYQARARRSQRGEEVAVKKLTESEARWKESTVKLEALESKLKLMAKRFQEEEASHSLARSTLRAAEACLADAQYELLGLKYEAGVLRLRIKQLEAQEKRVTE